The Ischnura elegans chromosome 1, ioIscEleg1.1, whole genome shotgun sequence genome contains a region encoding:
- the LOC124159475 gene encoding putative nuclease HARBI1 encodes MDAAFARYVMEEPYIYVGRMHLRDRQNPIEFYSEAEFLQRYRFSKRTVSDVLLPYVRSERLSNRGLPIPDILKLLIALRFYATGSFQLVCGDLAGVTQGTVCKIIKSISNDLVAVLPRHMKFPSSDEDTARCKRSFYEKGQFPGVVGCIDCTHVPIVSPGGEFGELYRNRKGWFSLNVQVVAGPSMEIMDIVCRWQGSAHDARIFHNSRLKLKFETNEVKGILLGDSGYPLLPYLFTPVLRPVSASERRYNISHIRTRCTVERTFWVWKRRFPCISMKLRVKLFTAQKVILACAVLRNVAMQNHDPMPDRMPAMPRLEVPVQRLQPVHGRPNAIRAAIIERHFGEEVNVLEPQNVA; translated from the exons ATGGACGCAGCATTTGCAAGGTACGTGATGGAAGAGCCGTATATTTATGTTGGAAGAATGCACCTAAGGGATAGGCAGAATCCCATTGAGTTTTATTCAGAAGCGGAATTCCTCCAGAGGTATCGCTTCTCGAAGAGAACGGTCTCAGACGTTTTATTACCTTATGTGAGGAGTGAGCGTTTAAGCAACCGTGGTTTGCCGATTCCGGATATTTTGAAGCTGCTAATTGCCTTGAGGTTTTACGCCACCGGGTCATTCCAG TTAGTTTGCGGCGATCTGGCCGGGGTTACTCAGGGGACGGTGTGCAAAATTATTAAG AGCATCAGTAATGACCTGGTGGCAGTATTACCTCGGCACATGAAGTTTCCAAGTTCAGATGAAGATACTGCTCGATGCAAGAGATCTTTTTACGAAAAAGGTCAATTTCCTGGAGTGGTGGGTTGTATCGACTGCACCCATGTTCCGATTGTGAGTCCGGGGGGGGAGTTTGGCGAGTTGTACAGAAACCGGAAGGGGTGGTTTTCCCTAAATGTGCag gtCGTTGCCGGTCCAAGTATGGAAATAATGGATATAGTTTGCAGATGGCAAGGTTCAGCTCATGATGCTAGAATTTTCCACAATAGTCGCCTTAAGCTGAAATTTGAGACCAATGAGGTGAAGGGCATCCTGCTAGGAGATAGTGGGTATCCTCTATTGCCATATCTTTTCACACCAGTTTTAAGACCAGTGTCTGCTTCTGAGAGGAG GTACAACATCTCCCACATTAGGACAAGGTGCACAGTGGAGCGTACATTTTGGGTGTGGAAACGTAGATTTCCATGCATCAGTATGAAGCTCCGCGTGAAGTTATTTACTGCACAGAAGGTCATTTTGGCTTGTGCAGTTCTTCGCAATGTGGCTATGCAGAATCATGATCCTATGCCTGATCGTATGCCAGCTATGCCCAGGTTGGAAGTCCCTGTACAAAGACTCCAACCTGTTCACGGTCGCCCAAATGCCATCCGGGCGGCAATCATAGAGAGGCATTTTGGTGAAGAG gtCAATGTTCTTGAACCTCAGAACGTGGCATAG
- the LOC124159482 gene encoding myb/SANT-like DNA-binding domain-containing protein 3 isoform X2, with product MEDRRMVRLTREETKLLVDIIVKHQEVLESKKTDALSNAKKAKAWLDVQEEFNSNEFVRKRTAKQLRKSWDNLKMRKRKELADERQERMRTGGGPMPSTSREDLPPEMEIAMSSISYSPPNAGDCDALPVPSVSTVGRVGTSECLLPPNVSEISDCDERPVEEAYTPRIQGAGTSSSSKRARFTREAAIEKEMEARLEHMASYNEKEDAIQRIRKREAEIACAIKEQELANAKAAGKTIQMEEEFKRRILSIQLQTEEAKRKRVLSDTPL from the exons ATGGAGGACCGACGTATGGTTCGGCTCacaagggaagagacgaagttgttgGTTGACATCATAGTTAAGCATCAGGAGGTTTTGGAgagcaagaagacggatgcattatCAAATGCGAAGAAGGCGAAAGCCTGGTTGGATGTGCAGGAAGAATTTAATTCTAATGAATTTGTGCGGAAG CGCACCGCCAAGCAATTGAGGAAGAGTTGGGATAACCTGAAGATGAGAAAGAGGAAAGAGCTGGCTGATGAAAGGCAGGAGAGGATGAGGACTGGTGGCGGACCTATGCCGTCCACCAGCAGGGAAGATTTGCCACCAGAGATGGAAATTGCCATGTCGTCCATCTCCTACTCACCGCCGAATGCTGGAGACTGCGATGCATTGCCGGTCCCCAGCGTTTCCACGGTGGGTAGGGTTGGGACCTCGGAGTGTTTGCTTCCTCCCAACGTTTCTGAGATATCAG ATTGTGACGAAAGACCGGTAGAGGAAGCATACACTCCGAGGATTCAAGGTGCAGGGACCTCTTCCAGTTCGAAAAGGGCACGATTTACCAGGGAAGCGGCCATTGAGAAGGAGATGGAAGCTAGGCTGGAGCACATGGCATCTTATAATGAAAAGGAGGATGCCATCCAGCGGATCCGGAAGAGAGAAGCAGAGATTGCATGCGCAATCAAGGAACAGGAGCTAGCCAACGCCAAGGCTGCTGGAAAGACCATCCAGatggaggaggaatttaagaGGCGTATCTTAAGTATACAGCTTCAAACGGAGGAGGCGAAGCGGAAGCGTGTG CTTTCAGATACACCTCTATGA
- the LOC124159482 gene encoding myb/SANT-like DNA-binding domain-containing protein 3 isoform X1 encodes MEDRRMVRLTREETKLLVDIIVKHQEVLESKKTDALSNAKKAKAWLDVQEEFNSNEFVRKRTAKQLRKSWDNLKMRKRKELADERQERMRTGGGPMPSTSREDLPPEMEIAMSSISYSPPNAGDCDALPVPSVSTVGRVGTSECLLPPNVSEISDCDERPVEEAYTPRIQGAGTSSSSKRARFTREAAIEKEMEARLEHMASYNEKEDAIQRIRKREAEIACAIKEQELANAKAAGKTIQMEEEFKRRILSIQLQTEEAKRKRVVLVMIYYYAEDETSLVTAKYMSRILNVNVRQ; translated from the exons ATGGAGGACCGACGTATGGTTCGGCTCacaagggaagagacgaagttgttgGTTGACATCATAGTTAAGCATCAGGAGGTTTTGGAgagcaagaagacggatgcattatCAAATGCGAAGAAGGCGAAAGCCTGGTTGGATGTGCAGGAAGAATTTAATTCTAATGAATTTGTGCGGAAG CGCACCGCCAAGCAATTGAGGAAGAGTTGGGATAACCTGAAGATGAGAAAGAGGAAAGAGCTGGCTGATGAAAGGCAGGAGAGGATGAGGACTGGTGGCGGACCTATGCCGTCCACCAGCAGGGAAGATTTGCCACCAGAGATGGAAATTGCCATGTCGTCCATCTCCTACTCACCGCCGAATGCTGGAGACTGCGATGCATTGCCGGTCCCCAGCGTTTCCACGGTGGGTAGGGTTGGGACCTCGGAGTGTTTGCTTCCTCCCAACGTTTCTGAGATATCAG ATTGTGACGAAAGACCGGTAGAGGAAGCATACACTCCGAGGATTCAAGGTGCAGGGACCTCTTCCAGTTCGAAAAGGGCACGATTTACCAGGGAAGCGGCCATTGAGAAGGAGATGGAAGCTAGGCTGGAGCACATGGCATCTTATAATGAAAAGGAGGATGCCATCCAGCGGATCCGGAAGAGAGAAGCAGAGATTGCATGCGCAATCAAGGAACAGGAGCTAGCCAACGCCAAGGCTGCTGGAAAGACCATCCAGatggaggaggaatttaagaGGCGTATCTTAAGTATACAGCTTCAAACGGAGGAGGCGAAGCGGAAGCGTGTGGTACTTGTTATGATATATTACTATGCTGAAGATGAAACAAGTTTAGTAACAGCCAAATACATGAGTAGAATCTTAAATGTGAACGTGAGGCAATAA